The Planctellipticum variicoloris DNA window TGATTCACGTCCACGACACGTTCAAGCCGGAAGCGAAATCGGGCGTCCCGATCATCGATTCCCGCAGCCACGCCTCGCTGGCCAAGGCTTTCCTCGCCGAGTTCTGCGACGACGCCGACCTGTTGGCGATGGTGCAGTTCCACGACGAGCCGTATGCCTTGTGGCAGCAGGTCAGGAACAAGGGAACGTACAATCCCGACCGGCTGGCGGCGTTGATTGACGCGATTCGGGACTGGAATCTGTTCCTGGCGTTCCTGATTGTCGACGGCTGCACGGAGGGGAAAGACCGAGGGTCGCTGCACTGGTTCTTCGGCGAGGTGGCCGGGAAGGTGACGGCGGAGATCGCGGCGTGTGATATTCTGGAGTAGAAGTCGCGGTCCCGACGAAAGGCTTACGATTTGTGTTCAGGCGGTCCTCGTCCAGCGATAGAATTTGAGTGAGTCGAGTGACATTGGAGGATGCGTCCCGATGAAGCCTGTGATCGGCGTCGTTCACGGAAATCGAATCGAACTGGACGGGGATCTCGGACTGCCGGATGGCCAGGAGGTGGAAGTTCTGGTGCGTCCGAAGCGCCTGCGCGAAGCGGTCGGCGCCGGGTTGCAACGGTGCGCAGGCGCCATGACCTCGCTCTGGACGGACGACGACGACCGGATTCTGGAGGAGATTCAGCGGGATCGCGAGCAGGCTGAGATGCGCGAGCCTCTCGGATGAGTTATCTCCTCGACACGAACATTTGCTCGGCTTAGTTGAAACGACCCGCCGGGCTGGCCCATCAATTCCAGCAGCATGGCGGCGGGCTGGAGGTTCCGTCGATCGTCCTGGCGGAGCTCTACACCTGGGCCTAACACCGCGATCAACCGGGGCCGCTGCTGAGGCTGATCGAGGATGACTTGCTTGCCGACATCGACGTCATCGATTTCGACACCGATTGTGCTCGATGGTTCGGTCAGATCCGAGCGCCGTTGCTGGCCGCCGGACAGGTCGTGAATCCCGTGGACCTGATGATTGGCGCTGTCGCGCTGGCTCACGATCTTACGCTGGTCACGCATAATAGGAAGCACTTTACCCCCATTCCCGGTCTCCGGATCGAGGACTGGCTTTCATCGTGACTGGCTGACGCGATCGTCGGGGAATCCTGGAGTGAAGCTTCTTGTCCATAAAGGACCGGTTCAAAACCAGGTGTCGTTGCGGGAATCTGGCGCCGCCCGAAACATCGGAGGCGGCCTCGGACGACGCCATCGATTTTGAAGAAGCCTTTGGCGCAACTCTTGTCGTCAGCCGCGTTCGGGGCGGCTGGACGGGGTGACACCGATTGCGGGCCGCAGGGAGCTTCCGCATTGCGAATCCGTGACGTCTTCAGCGAGTCCTTGCCGGAGCGGTGGGGTTTGGTTATGGTTGACAAGGTCGATACCTGTTGAAACGGGTATTGAGGTGGGAGCCGTCCGTCGGCTCTCGAAATTCGAACGAACCTGCCCGGTCCCGCTCGATCTCCGCATCACTCCAGGGAGCCGCTTCATGTCTGCCCGCTTCTCCCCCGCCCGGACGTTCCTCCTGCTCGCGACTGTCGCGTCTTCCGCCGCCGCGGCACGAGCCGACGACCCGCTCGACTGGCCGTACTGGCGCGGTCCGGAGATGAACGGAATCTCGCGGGAGAAGAATCTGCCGGACAAGTGGTCGCCCGAAGGCGAAAACCTCGTCTGGCTCAAACCCGAGCTGGCGACGCGCTCCACCCCGATCGTCATGCGAGGCAAGCTCTACACGCTCGCCCGCCAGAATCCGCACTCGAAGGAAGAGTGCGAAAAAGTCGTTTGCGCCGACGCAAAGACCGGCGAGATCCTCTGGGAGACCACGTTCAACGTCTTCCTCAGCGACGTCCCCGACACCCGCGTCGCCTGGTCCTGCGTGGTCGGCGATCCGGAAACCGGCAACGTCTTCGCCCTCGGCGTCTGCGGCTACTTCGTCGGGCTCGACGGGCAGACCGGCAAGACCCTCTGGTCGCATTCGCTCAGCGAAGAATACGGCATGCTGACCACCTACGGCGGCCGGACCAATTTCCCCATCGTTCACGAGAATCTGGTCATTATCAGCGGCGTCACCACCGGCTGGGGCGACCAGGCCCGTCCCGAGCATCGCATTCTGGCGTTCGACAAGCGAAACGGGCAATCGGTCTGGGTCTCCGGCACGCGCCCGCTGCCGGAAGACACGACTTACAGCGCGCCGATTCTCGCCACGATCGACGGGCAGGCGCAGTTCGTGATCGGGACAGGCGATGGAGGCGTCTACAGCCTGCAGCCCCGGACCGGGAAGACCCTCTGGAAATACAATGTTTCCATGCGGGGGCTGAACACGACTCCGGTTCTGGCCAACAAGATGATCATCTGCGGTCACAGTGAGGAAAACCTCGATGACACCAAGATGGGAGCGCTGTTCGCCATTGACCCGACGAAGAGCGGCGATATCACCAAGACCGGGGAAATCTGGCGGACCAAGGAGCTGTTCATCGGCAAAAATCAGCCGATTGTCGTCGGCGACACGATTTACGCCATCGATGACGCCGGGACGCTGTTCTCGGTCGATCTCAAGACCGGCAAGCAGCTTGGCAAGCAGAAAATCGGGACGATGGGTCGCGGCAGTCCCGTGTTCGCCGATGGCAAGATCTACTGCACCGACGCGACCGGCCGCTGGTCGATCTTCGGAGTCGACAGCACCGGGAAACTGAAGAAGCTGCATCAGCTCCGGCTCGATGCGGAAATTAACGGCTCGCCCATCGTCTCGCATGGTCGGATCTACCTTCCGACGGACGTCGGCATGTACTGCATCGGCAAGCCGGACGCGGAAGTCGCCGCAGACCCCGCCCCGGAACCGGCGATTGAAACTCCAGTCGGCCAGGATCAGGAAGTTGCAACCGCCCTGCTGACTCCCGCCGAGTCGCTCCTCGAACCGGGAGACAAGCAGCAGTTTCAGGTGCTGCTTTACAACAAGAATGGTCAGTTCCTGAAGGCCGCCCCGGCCAGCGACGTGAAGTTTTCCGTGGTCGGCCCGGGAACGATCGACGCCGCGGGGAAGTACACCGCCGCAGGCGACAAGGCCGCAGGCGTCGTCGTCAACGCCGAAGTCGGCGGACTGAAGGCGCCGGCCCGCCTGCGGATCGTAACGCCGTTCCCCTGGGACATCACGTTCTCCGACGGACAGGTGCCGATCAACGGCATCGGCATGCGGTATCGCCACATTGCCATTGATTTCGACCTGTTTG harbors:
- a CDS encoding type II toxin-antitoxin system VapC family toxin yields the protein MLADIDVIDFDTDCARWFGQIRAPLLAAGQVVNPVDLMIGAVALAHDLTLVTHNRKHFTPIPGLRIEDWLSS
- a CDS encoding PQQ-binding-like beta-propeller repeat protein, with protein sequence MSARFSPARTFLLLATVASSAAAARADDPLDWPYWRGPEMNGISREKNLPDKWSPEGENLVWLKPELATRSTPIVMRGKLYTLARQNPHSKEECEKVVCADAKTGEILWETTFNVFLSDVPDTRVAWSCVVGDPETGNVFALGVCGYFVGLDGQTGKTLWSHSLSEEYGMLTTYGGRTNFPIVHENLVIISGVTTGWGDQARPEHRILAFDKRNGQSVWVSGTRPLPEDTTYSAPILATIDGQAQFVIGTGDGGVYSLQPRTGKTLWKYNVSMRGLNTTPVLANKMIICGHSEENLDDTKMGALFAIDPTKSGDITKTGEIWRTKELFIGKNQPIVVGDTIYAIDDAGTLFSVDLKTGKQLGKQKIGTMGRGSPVFADGKIYCTDATGRWSIFGVDSTGKLKKLHQLRLDAEINGSPIVSHGRIYLPTDVGMYCIGKPDAEVAADPAPEPAIETPVGQDQEVATALLTPAESLLEPGDKQQFQVLLYNKNGQFLKAAPASDVKFSVVGPGTIDAAGKYTAAGDKAAGVVVNAEVGGLKAPARLRIVTPFPWDITFSDGQVPINGIGMRYRHIAIDFDLFAALRAKDPLAARLYIFLMTQYTNAPPPPKTDQPAGPPVAKFDNTTPAQTWTGFKTYLGLLEAITNQDQAKEKLDPSLKLLQDEGVIAKWEWTGTPEIGAQLVTTKGPRKIDGNGVMCKITTIPKGTRSQSWLGFPASKNYTIQADAYAVKGEANEADPNSAMPDAGVINQRYRLDLMGASQQLKLYSWYPHDQKFFDVPFAWTPDTWYTIKLEVTNEMRDGQEWSVCRGKVWKRDEAEPEAWSIEWADRPANETGSPGLSGNVKNSELFFDNVKVTPRTK